From one Reyranella humidisoli genomic stretch:
- a CDS encoding DHCW motif cupin fold protein has product MLMFEIPFGTTDWDSVERTEHPGETGKAFWRTRTFNNIRVRMVEYTPGYLADHWCQKGHILLVLEGALSTELADGTTVELKQGQSYQVADNTLGHRSRTEAGAKLFIVD; this is encoded by the coding sequence ATGTTGATGTTTGAGATACCCTTCGGCACGACCGACTGGGACAGCGTCGAGCGCACCGAGCATCCGGGCGAGACCGGCAAGGCTTTCTGGCGGACCCGGACGTTCAACAACATCCGTGTGCGGATGGTCGAATACACGCCAGGCTACCTCGCCGATCACTGGTGCCAGAAGGGGCATATCCTCCTGGTGCTCGAGGGCGCGCTTTCGACGGAACTGGCCGACGGCACCACGGTGGAGCTGAAGCAGGGCCAGAGCTACCAGGTCGCCGACAACACGCTCGGCCATCGCTCGCGCACGGAAGCGGGCGCCAAACTCTTCATAGTGGACTGA